A window of the Scandinavium goeteborgense genome harbors these coding sequences:
- the wcaJ gene encoding undecaprenyl-phosphate glucose phosphotransferase, whose amino-acid sequence MTTLRKRERAKTNASLISMVQRFSDITIMFGGLWVVCKGAALPFSYMHLMMALVTLVAFQMIGGMTDFYRSWRGVRMTTELLLLLQNWTLALILCAGVLAFNDDFNNSPAVWLAWYLLSTCGMVACRAFIRFGVGWLRNRGYNIRQVAVAGDMPAGQVLLDSFRNQPWLGFDVVGSYHDPKPGGVNADWAGNYQQLLEDARAGKIHNVYIALTMKDEACIKDLVRELADTTCSVILIPDVFTFNILHSRIDEVNGVPVVPLYDTPLSGLNRVIKRLEDIVLATMILLLISPVLACIALAVKITSPGPVIFRQTRYGMDGKAIKVWKFRSMRVMENDAVVTQATQNDPRVTRVGNFLRRTSLDELPQFINVLTGGMSIVGPRPHAVAHNEQYRQLIEGYMLRHKVKPGITGWAQINGWRGETDTLEKMEKRIEFDLEYIREWSLWFDIRIVFLTIFKGFVNKAAY is encoded by the coding sequence ATGACGACTCTAAGAAAGCGCGAGCGAGCCAAAACGAATGCATCGTTAATTTCAATGGTGCAGCGATTCTCCGACATTACCATTATGTTTGGTGGGCTGTGGGTGGTCTGCAAAGGCGCAGCATTGCCGTTTTCCTACATGCATCTGATGATGGCGCTGGTCACCCTGGTGGCGTTTCAGATGATTGGCGGTATGACTGATTTTTACCGCTCGTGGCGCGGCGTGCGCATGACCACCGAGCTGCTGTTACTCCTGCAAAACTGGACCCTGGCGCTGATCCTCTGTGCCGGTGTGCTGGCCTTCAATGATGATTTCAATAACAGCCCGGCGGTCTGGCTGGCCTGGTATCTGCTGAGTACCTGCGGCATGGTGGCCTGCCGGGCGTTTATCCGTTTCGGCGTGGGCTGGCTGCGCAACCGCGGCTATAACATTCGCCAGGTGGCCGTCGCAGGCGATATGCCGGCGGGACAGGTGCTGCTGGATAGCTTCCGCAATCAGCCGTGGCTGGGCTTTGACGTGGTGGGCAGCTATCACGATCCTAAACCGGGCGGCGTGAATGCCGACTGGGCGGGCAACTATCAGCAGCTGCTGGAAGATGCACGCGCGGGCAAGATTCATAACGTCTACATTGCTCTGACCATGAAAGACGAAGCCTGCATTAAAGACCTGGTGCGCGAACTGGCTGACACCACCTGTTCGGTGATCCTCATTCCCGACGTGTTCACCTTTAACATTCTGCATTCCCGTATCGACGAAGTGAACGGCGTGCCGGTGGTGCCTCTGTACGACACGCCGCTGTCCGGTCTGAACCGCGTGATTAAACGCCTGGAAGACATCGTGCTGGCGACGATGATTCTGCTGCTGATTTCCCCGGTGCTGGCCTGTATCGCGCTGGCGGTGAAAATCACTTCGCCGGGCCCGGTAATCTTCCGTCAGACCCGCTACGGCATGGACGGCAAGGCCATTAAAGTGTGGAAGTTCCGCTCTATGCGCGTCATGGAAAACGACGCGGTGGTAACGCAGGCAACGCAAAACGATCCACGCGTCACCCGCGTCGGTAACTTCCTGCGCCGTACTTCCCTCGACGAACTGCCGCAGTTCATTAATGTGTTGACTGGCGGGATGTCCATTGTCGGCCCGCGTCCGCACGCGGTGGCGCATAACGAACAGTATCGTCAGCTGATTGAAGGCTACATGCTGCGCCACAAAGTCAAACCGGGCATTACCGGTTGGGCGCAGATTAACGGCTGGCGCGGAGAAACCGACACCCTGGAAAAAATGGAAAAACGTATCGAATTCGACCTGGAATATATCCGTGAATGGAGCTTGTGGTTCGATATTCGCATCGTTTTCCTGACGATTTTCAAAGGCTTTGTCAACAAAGCAGCATATTGA
- the wzxC gene encoding colanic acid undecaprenyl disphosphate flippase WzxC, with protein sequence MSLREKTISGAKWSAMATVVIIGLGLVQMTVLARIIDNHQFGLLTVSLVIIALADTLSDFGIANSIIQRKEISHLELTTLYWLNVALGIVVFALVFSLSGVIAEVLHNPDLAPLMRTLSFAFVVIPHGQQFRALMQKELEFSKIGMIETSAVLAGFTFTVVSAHFWPLAMTAILGYLVNSAVRTLLFGWFGRRIYRPGLHFSLASVSSNLRFGAWLTADSIINYVNTNLSTLVLARILGASVAGGYNLAYNVAVVPPMKLNPIITRVLFPAFAKIQDDTAKLRVNFYKLLSVVGIINFPVLLGLMVVSNNVVPLVFGEKWVSIVPILQLLCVVGLLRSVGNPIGSLLMAKARVDISFKFNVFKTFLFIPAIIIGGHVAGALGVTLGFLLVQVVNTILSYFVMIKPVLGSSYRQYILSLWLPLYLSLPTLAVSYGLGVALNGTMSLPLLLVIQIGAGALAFALMILFSRHPLVVEMKRQLCRSEKMKVLLRAG encoded by the coding sequence ATGAGCCTGAGAGAGAAAACCATCAGCGGCGCGAAATGGTCCGCTATGGCCACGGTGGTCATCATCGGTCTGGGATTGGTGCAGATGACCGTGCTGGCGCGGATCATCGACAATCATCAGTTCGGCCTGCTGACGGTCTCGCTGGTGATCATCGCCCTGGCGGATACCCTGTCGGATTTCGGCATCGCCAACTCCATTATTCAGCGCAAAGAAATTAGCCATCTCGAACTGACCACGCTTTACTGGCTGAACGTAGCGCTGGGGATTGTGGTGTTTGCGCTGGTGTTTTCCCTGAGTGGCGTGATTGCCGAGGTGTTGCATAACCCGGACCTGGCACCACTGATGCGTACGCTGTCGTTTGCCTTCGTGGTGATTCCGCACGGGCAGCAGTTCCGCGCGCTGATGCAAAAAGAGCTCGAATTCAGCAAGATTGGCATGATTGAAACTTCTGCCGTGCTGGCCGGTTTCACCTTTACCGTGGTCAGTGCCCATTTCTGGCCGCTGGCGATGACCGCAATTCTCGGTTATCTGGTCAACAGCGCTGTGCGTACGCTGCTGTTCGGCTGGTTTGGCCGCCGGATTTATCGTCCGGGCCTGCATTTCTCGCTGGCCTCGGTTTCATCGAACCTGCGTTTTGGCGCATGGCTGACCGCCGACAGCATCATTAACTACGTCAATACCAACCTGTCTACATTGGTGCTGGCGCGTATTCTCGGCGCGAGCGTGGCGGGCGGCTATAACCTGGCCTACAACGTTGCGGTGGTGCCGCCGATGAAACTCAACCCGATTATCACCCGCGTGCTGTTCCCGGCCTTTGCCAAAATTCAGGACGACACCGCCAAGCTGCGCGTCAACTTTTACAAGTTGCTGTCGGTTGTCGGCATCATCAACTTCCCGGTGCTGCTGGGCCTGATGGTGGTCAGCAACAACGTGGTGCCACTGGTGTTCGGTGAGAAGTGGGTCAGCATTGTGCCAATCCTGCAACTGCTGTGCGTGGTGGGTTTACTGCGCTCCGTCGGCAACCCGATTGGCTCCTTGCTGATGGCGAAAGCCCGCGTTGATATCAGCTTTAAATTCAATGTGTTCAAAACCTTCCTGTTCATCCCGGCGATTATCATTGGCGGGCATGTGGCGGGCGCGCTCGGCGTAACGCTCGGCTTCCTGCTGGTGCAGGTGGTGAATACCATTCTGAGCTACTTCGTGATGATCAAACCGGTGCTGGGTTCCAGCTATCGCCAGTACATCCTGAGCTTATGGCTGCCGTTATATCTGTCGCTGCCGACGCTGGCGGTGAGCTACGGCCTCGGCGTGGCGCTGAATGGCACGATGTCCTTGCCGCTGTTGCTGGTGATTCAGATTGGTGCCGGTGCGCTGGCTTTCGCGCTGATGATTCTTTTTTCGCGCCATCCTCTGGTGGTGGAAATGAAGCGCCAGCTGTGCCGCAGCGAAAAAATGAAAGTGCTGCTGCGGGCCGGTTAG
- the wcaK gene encoding colanic acid biosynthesis pyruvyl transferase WcaK, translating to MKLLILGNHTCGNRGDSAILRGLLDAINTLNPDAEVDVMSRYPVSSSWLLNRPVMGDPLYTQMKQHNSAAGVMGRVKKVLRRRYQHQVLLSRVTDSGKLRNIAIAQGFTDFVRLLGNYDAIIQVGGSFFVDLYGAPQFEHALCTFMAKKPLYMIGHSVGPFQDPQFNQLANYVFGQCDALILRESVSLNLMQRSEITTAKVEQGVDTAWLVDHHDEDYTPSYAVEHWLNKIGQQKTVAVTLRELAPFDKRLGTTQQAYEEAFAGVVNRIIDAGYQVVALSTCTGIDSYNKDDRMVALNLHKHISDPSRYHVVMDELNDLEMGKILGACDLTVGTRLHSAIISMNFDTPAIAINYEHKSAGIMQQLGMPEMAIDIRHLLDGSLSAMVADTLGQLPAINERLRVAVKAERQTGIAMVKSVLDRIGEGK from the coding sequence ATGAAATTATTGATCCTTGGCAACCACACCTGTGGCAACCGTGGCGACAGCGCCATTTTGCGCGGCCTGCTGGACGCCATTAATACCCTGAATCCAGACGCAGAAGTGGACGTTATGAGCCGCTACCCGGTGAGTTCTTCCTGGCTGCTCAATCGCCCGGTGATGGGCGATCCGCTTTACACGCAGATGAAACAGCACAACAGCGCGGCGGGCGTGATGGGGCGCGTGAAAAAAGTCCTGCGTCGTCGCTACCAGCATCAGGTCCTGCTTTCTCGCGTGACCGACAGCGGCAAACTGCGCAACATCGCCATCGCCCAGGGCTTTACCGATTTTGTCCGTCTGCTCGGCAATTACGATGCGATTATTCAGGTTGGCGGCTCGTTCTTCGTTGACCTGTACGGCGCACCGCAGTTCGAACACGCGCTCTGTACTTTCATGGCCAAAAAGCCGCTGTACATGATTGGCCACAGCGTTGGCCCGTTCCAGGACCCGCAGTTTAACCAACTGGCGAACTACGTTTTCGGCCAGTGCGACGCGCTGATCCTGCGTGAATCTGTCAGCCTGAATCTGATGCAGCGCAGTGAAATCACCACCGCCAAAGTGGAGCAGGGCGTTGATACCGCCTGGCTGGTCGATCATCACGATGAGGACTACACCCCCAGCTATGCCGTGGAACACTGGCTGAACAAAATCGGCCAGCAAAAAACGGTGGCCGTCACCCTGCGCGAACTGGCCCCGTTTGATAAGCGTCTCGGCACCACGCAGCAGGCCTATGAAGAGGCGTTTGCAGGCGTGGTGAACCGCATTATCGACGCTGGTTATCAGGTGGTTGCGCTCTCAACCTGTACCGGGATTGACAGTTACAACAAAGACGACCGCATGGTGGCGCTGAACCTGCACAAACACATCAGCGATCCGTCGCGCTATCACGTGGTGATGGACGAACTCAACGATCTGGAAATGGGCAAAATTCTTGGCGCCTGTGATTTGACCGTGGGTACGCGACTGCACTCCGCAATTATCTCGATGAACTTCGACACCCCGGCGATTGCCATCAACTACGAACATAAATCCGCCGGGATCATGCAGCAGCTCGGGATGCCGGAAATGGCCATCGATATTCGTCACCTGCTGGACGGCAGCCTCAGTGCGATGGTGGCCGACACCCTCGGTCAGCTTCCGGCGATCAATGAACGCCTGCGCGTGGCCGTGAAGGCCGAACGCCAAACCGGCATCGCGATGGTCAAATCTGTCCTCGACCGCATCGGGGAGGGGAAATGA
- the wcaL gene encoding colanic acid biosynthesis glycosyltransferase WcaL, translating to MKVGFFLLKFPLSSETFVLNQIVAFIEMGYDVEIVALLKGDMNNTHEAYTRYGLAQKTRWLQDEPVGKLAKLRYRAINTLKGLHRGATWRALNASRYGDEARNLILSSITAQNSAPFSADVFIAHFGPAGVTAAKLRELGVLRGKIATVFHGIDVSSRDVLTHYTPEYQQLFRRGDLMLPISDLWAERLQGMGCPADKIVVSRMGVNMERFALRPVKAPDETLQIISVARLTEKKGLHVAIEACRQLKQRGVRFHYRILGIGPWERRLRTLIEQYQLEDVIEMPGFKPSHEVKAMLDEADVFLLPSVTGADGDMEGIPVALMEAMAVGIPVVSTVHSGIPELIDAGESGWLVPENDAASLADRLSAFGGFDQQALQPVVTKARAKVETEFNQQVINQQLASLLQTL from the coding sequence ATGAAGGTTGGTTTCTTCCTGTTAAAATTCCCATTGTCGTCAGAAACCTTCGTCTTAAATCAGATCGTCGCGTTTATCGAAATGGGTTACGACGTGGAAATTGTCGCGCTGCTGAAGGGCGACATGAATAACACTCATGAGGCTTACACGCGTTACGGTCTGGCGCAGAAAACCCGCTGGCTGCAGGATGAGCCGGTGGGCAAATTGGCCAAACTGCGTTATCGCGCGATCAACACCCTGAAGGGATTGCATCGCGGGGCCACCTGGCGCGCGCTGAATGCCAGCCGCTACGGTGACGAGGCGCGTAACCTGATCCTGTCTTCTATCACGGCGCAAAATAGTGCGCCGTTCAGCGCCGATGTGTTTATCGCGCACTTTGGCCCGGCAGGCGTCACCGCCGCCAAACTGCGGGAACTGGGTGTGCTGCGCGGCAAAATTGCGACCGTGTTCCACGGCATCGACGTTTCGAGCCGGGACGTTCTCACCCATTACACGCCTGAATATCAGCAGCTGTTCCGCCGTGGCGATTTAATGCTGCCGATAAGCGACCTGTGGGCCGAACGCCTGCAAGGTATGGGCTGCCCGGCGGATAAAATCGTGGTGTCGAGAATGGGCGTCAACATGGAACGCTTCGCCCTGCGTCCGGTAAAAGCCCCGGATGAGACGCTGCAAATCATTTCGGTTGCGCGTCTGACCGAGAAGAAAGGGCTGCATGTGGCGATCGAAGCCTGTCGCCAGCTCAAGCAGCGTGGCGTGCGCTTCCACTATCGCATTCTCGGCATTGGCCCGTGGGAACGTCGCCTGCGCACGCTCATCGAGCAGTATCAGCTCGAGGACGTGATTGAGATGCCGGGCTTTAAGCCAAGTCATGAAGTAAAAGCGATGCTGGACGAGGCCGACGTCTTTCTGCTGCCGTCCGTCACCGGGGCCGATGGCGATATGGAAGGTATTCCGGTCGCGTTGATGGAAGCGATGGCGGTCGGCATTCCGGTGGTGTCCACCGTTCACAGCGGTATTCCGGAACTCATTGATGCCGGAGAGTCAGGCTGGCTCGTGCCTGAGAATGACGCGGCATCCCTGGCCGACCGGCTCAGCGCGTTCGGTGGGTTCGATCAACAGGCGTTGCAACCGGTCGTGACCAAAGCACGGGCAAAAGTCGAAACTGAATTCAACCAGCAGGTGATTAATCAACAGTTAGCCAGCCTGCTGCAAACGCTGTAA
- the wcaM gene encoding colanic acid biosynthesis protein WcaM, which yields MTDNKFTLSRRAFLGASSALAALPLINSPAALALGRNDAADIRNYNPGNDWIRAFNDAFKDSDVVEVPEGVVCDNINTGIIIPPGKTLQVSGALKGNGRGRVALQDGCKIIGEKGSLDNICLDVRGSDCVIQGVTLSGYGPVAQIYIGGKDKRTMRNLLIDNIVITKANYGILRQGFHNQFDGVKITHSRFTHLQGDAIEWNVAINDKNILISDHVIDNINCTNGKINWGIGIGLAGSTYDNGYPEEQAVKNFVVANITGSNCRQLVHVENGKHFIIRNVKAKNITPEFSKKAGIDNATVAIYGCDNFIIDNVTMENSAGMLIGYGVIKGNYLSIPQNFKLNDIQMDNTGLAYKLRGIQISSGNAQSFVAITNLDLKRASLELHNKPQHLFMRNINVMQDADRGPALSMNFDLRKDIRGKFMARQDTLLSLANIKAVNEKGQRSVDIDRVDQHTVNATGINFRLPGK from the coding sequence ATGACGGACAACAAGTTTACCCTATCACGCCGCGCCTTCCTTGGGGCCAGCTCTGCGCTGGCCGCACTGCCACTCATCAATAGCCCCGCAGCCCTTGCATTGGGGCGTAACGATGCCGCTGATATCCGCAATTATAACCCCGGCAATGACTGGATCCGCGCCTTCAACGATGCGTTTAAAGACAGCGACGTGGTTGAAGTGCCGGAAGGTGTGGTGTGCGACAACATCAACACCGGGATCATCATCCCACCGGGGAAAACGCTGCAGGTTAGCGGGGCGCTGAAAGGCAATGGCCGTGGGCGAGTCGCGTTACAGGACGGCTGCAAAATCATCGGTGAAAAGGGCAGCCTGGACAATATCTGCCTCGATGTGCGCGGCTCCGACTGCGTGATTCAGGGCGTGACCCTCAGCGGCTACGGGCCGGTGGCGCAGATTTACATCGGCGGCAAAGACAAGCGCACCATGCGTAACTTGCTCATCGACAACATTGTCATTACTAAAGCCAACTACGGCATCCTGCGGCAGGGCTTCCATAACCAGTTTGACGGCGTAAAGATAACGCACAGCCGATTCACCCATTTGCAGGGTGACGCCATCGAGTGGAATGTGGCGATCAACGATAAAAATATCCTGATTTCTGACCACGTTATCGACAACATCAACTGCACCAACGGCAAAATTAACTGGGGCATCGGCATCGGCCTGGCGGGAAGCACGTACGACAACGGCTATCCGGAAGAGCAGGCGGTGAAGAACTTTGTCGTCGCGAACATCACCGGAAGCAACTGCCGACAGCTGGTTCACGTCGAGAACGGCAAACACTTTATTATCCGTAATGTGAAAGCCAAAAATATCACTCCCGAGTTCAGCAAGAAGGCGGGCATTGATAATGCCACCGTGGCAATTTACGGCTGTGATAATTTCATTATTGATAATGTCACAATGGAAAATAGTGCTGGCATGCTGATTGGTTACGGTGTCATCAAAGGCAACTACCTCTCGATCCCGCAGAACTTCAAGCTCAATGATATTCAAATGGACAATACCGGGCTGGCGTACAAACTGCGTGGGATCCAGATTTCATCGGGCAATGCGCAGTCGTTTGTAGCGATAACCAACCTCGACCTCAAACGCGCCTCACTGGAGCTGCACAACAAGCCGCAGCACCTCTTTATGCGCAATATCAATGTGATGCAGGATGCCGACCGTGGCCCCGCGCTGTCGATGAATTTTGACCTGCGCAAAGACATTCGCGGCAAGTTTATGGCTCGTCAGGACACGTTGCTCTCCCTGGCAAACATAAAGGCAGTGAATGAAAAAGGGCAGCGTTCGGTGGACATCGACCGGGTGGATCAGCACACCGTTAACGCAACCGGGATAAATTTTAGACTACCGGGGAAATAA
- the galF gene encoding UTP--glucose-1-phosphate uridylyltransferase GalF — MINLKAVIPVAGLGMHMLPATKAIPKEMLPIVDKPMIQYIVDEIVAAGIKEIVLVTHASKNAVENHFDTSYELESLLEQRVKRQLLAEVQAICPPGVTIMNVRQAQPLGLGHSILCARPIVGDNPFVVVLPDIVLDNATADPMRYNLAAMVARFNETGRSQVLAKHMEGDLSEYSLIKTKEPLEVAGKISRIVDFIEKPEQNQIKDSDLMAVGRYVLSADVWAELEKTEPGAWGRVQLTDAIAELSKKQSVDAVLMTGDSFDCGKKMGYMQAFVKYGLRNLNEGAKFRDSIKKLLVD; from the coding sequence ATGATTAATTTGAAAGCAGTTATTCCGGTAGCTGGCCTCGGGATGCACATGCTTCCTGCCACGAAAGCCATTCCGAAAGAAATGCTACCGATCGTCGATAAGCCAATGATTCAGTACATTGTCGACGAGATTGTTGCTGCAGGGATCAAAGAAATCGTTCTGGTCACTCACGCATCTAAAAATGCGGTAGAAAACCACTTCGACACCTCGTACGAACTCGAGTCACTGCTTGAGCAGCGCGTTAAGCGTCAGCTGCTGGCAGAAGTACAGGCCATTTGCCCGCCGGGCGTGACCATCATGAATGTGCGTCAGGCACAGCCGCTGGGTCTGGGCCACTCTATTCTTTGTGCTCGTCCGATTGTCGGTGACAACCCATTTGTGGTCGTCCTGCCAGATATCGTGCTGGACAACGCGACCGCCGATCCTATGCGTTACAACCTCGCTGCAATGGTGGCGCGTTTCAATGAAACCGGCCGTAGCCAGGTGCTGGCGAAACACATGGAAGGCGATCTGAGCGAATACTCGCTGATCAAAACCAAAGAGCCTCTGGAAGTTGCAGGTAAAATCAGCCGTATCGTTGATTTTATTGAAAAGCCGGAACAGAACCAGATCAAGGATTCTGACTTAATGGCCGTTGGTCGTTATGTCCTGTCCGCAGATGTCTGGGCCGAGCTGGAAAAAACGGAACCCGGCGCGTGGGGCCGTGTGCAGTTAACCGACGCGATTGCCGAACTGTCGAAAAAACAGTCTGTCGATGCGGTGCTGATGACGGGCGACAGCTTCGACTGCGGCAAGAAAATGGGCTATATGCAGGCCTTCGTGAAATACGGACTGCGCAACCTGAATGAAGGTGCGAAGTTCAGAGACAGCATTAAGAAGCTACTGGTTGACTGA
- the pseB gene encoding UDP-N-acetylglucosamine 4,6-dehydratase (inverting), with protein MFDNKTILVTGGTGSFGNKFVRMTLEKYNPKKIIIYSRDEMKQWEMAKHFKDESRIRFFIGDVRDKERLHRALDGVDFVVHAAATKIVPTAEYNPFECVKTNINGAMNVIDACIDKGIERVVALSTDKASSPANLYGATKLASDKLFVAGNSYSGATKTRFAVVRYGNVMGSRGSVIPFFLSIKDKGELPITDDRMTRFMITLEQGVELVWHAFNDMVGGEIYVKKIPSMKVVDVATSVAPEAAQKVIGIRPGEKLHEQMISAEDAYYTYEYPEHFKILPAIHNWCDSPERIKDGKKVPEGFVYESDSNPEWMSIEELSQWIEENREKVGNI; from the coding sequence ATGTTTGATAATAAAACAATTCTGGTAACCGGTGGCACTGGTTCTTTTGGCAATAAATTTGTGCGCATGACTTTAGAAAAATATAATCCGAAAAAGATTATTATCTATTCTCGTGATGAAATGAAGCAGTGGGAAATGGCGAAGCATTTTAAAGATGAAAGCCGTATTCGTTTCTTCATTGGTGATGTGCGTGATAAAGAGCGTCTCCACCGTGCGCTTGATGGCGTTGACTTCGTTGTACATGCCGCAGCCACCAAAATTGTCCCAACTGCAGAATATAATCCGTTCGAATGCGTTAAAACGAATATCAATGGCGCAATGAATGTTATTGATGCCTGTATTGATAAAGGCATTGAACGTGTTGTTGCTCTGTCCACCGATAAAGCAAGCAGCCCTGCTAACCTTTATGGTGCAACTAAACTGGCTTCAGATAAATTATTCGTTGCAGGTAACTCCTACTCCGGTGCAACCAAAACCCGCTTTGCCGTAGTGCGTTACGGTAACGTAATGGGTTCACGTGGTTCGGTGATTCCTTTCTTCCTGTCTATTAAAGATAAAGGTGAATTGCCGATTACCGACGATCGTATGACCCGCTTTATGATTACCCTGGAGCAGGGTGTTGAACTGGTATGGCATGCATTCAACGACATGGTTGGTGGTGAAATCTACGTTAAGAAGATTCCTTCAATGAAAGTTGTTGATGTCGCAACTTCCGTAGCGCCAGAAGCAGCACAGAAAGTTATCGGTATCCGTCCTGGTGAAAAACTGCATGAGCAGATGATCAGCGCCGAAGATGCTTATTACACCTATGAATACCCGGAGCATTTCAAAATCCTGCCAGCTATTCACAACTGGTGTGATTCACCGGAACGTATCAAAGACGGTAAAAAAGTGCCGGAAGGTTTCGTTTATGAGAGTGACAGCAACCCGGAATGGATGAGCATTGAAGAGCTTAGCCAGTGGATCGAAGAAAACCGTGAGAAAGTAGGCAACATCTAA
- the pseC gene encoding UDP-4-amino-4,6-dideoxy-N-acetyl-beta-L-altrosamine transaminase: protein MKFIPYGRQDISDEDIRSVVDVLKSDFLTQGPCVPQFEHAIAEYVGVKHAVAVNSATSALHIACLALGLKKGDWLWTSPNTFVASANCALYCDANVSFVDIDPQTYNMSVSALEEKLKTAKAQNKLPKIVVPVAFAGQACEMEAIHKLAKEYGFAIIEDASHAIGGNYQGAKIGNSRFADITILSFHPVKIITTAEGGMSLTNDDSLADKMQMFRSHGITRNSDKMTKPSEGGWYYQQVDLGLNYRMTELQAALGVSQLKRIDGFVARRHELAKRYDTAFDGVPVSTPQQSESGYSALHLYPLTVNDPAQRKPLFDYLRDKGIGVNVHYIPVHTQPYYEQLGHKLGDYPVAEDYYSRAISIPMYSTLSDEEQDFVIKSIREFF from the coding sequence ATGAAATTTATCCCTTATGGACGGCAGGATATCTCAGATGAGGATATCCGTTCGGTTGTGGATGTTCTTAAATCTGATTTCTTAACGCAAGGGCCTTGCGTTCCGCAGTTTGAACACGCTATCGCCGAATATGTAGGCGTTAAGCATGCTGTGGCAGTGAATAGCGCGACCTCGGCCCTACATATTGCGTGCCTTGCGCTGGGCCTGAAGAAGGGTGATTGGTTATGGACGTCACCGAACACGTTCGTTGCCTCTGCTAACTGTGCACTCTATTGCGATGCGAATGTGAGTTTTGTGGATATCGATCCTCAGACTTACAACATGAGTGTCAGTGCACTGGAAGAGAAACTGAAAACCGCGAAAGCACAGAATAAACTGCCGAAAATCGTTGTTCCGGTTGCTTTTGCGGGACAGGCTTGTGAGATGGAAGCAATCCATAAACTGGCAAAAGAGTATGGCTTTGCAATCATAGAAGACGCTTCTCATGCAATCGGCGGGAATTATCAGGGCGCTAAAATCGGTAACTCACGCTTTGCCGATATCACTATTCTTAGCTTCCACCCAGTAAAAATTATCACGACTGCTGAAGGTGGTATGTCACTGACGAACGATGATTCGTTGGCTGATAAAATGCAGATGTTCCGCAGCCATGGCATCACTCGTAACAGCGATAAGATGACAAAACCTTCGGAAGGTGGCTGGTATTATCAGCAGGTTGATCTGGGCCTGAATTACCGTATGACTGAGTTACAGGCGGCATTAGGCGTTAGTCAGCTGAAACGTATTGATGGTTTCGTAGCTCGTCGCCATGAACTGGCGAAACGCTATGACACTGCGTTTGACGGTGTGCCGGTATCTACCCCACAACAATCAGAAAGCGGCTACAGCGCGTTGCATCTCTATCCTCTGACGGTAAACGATCCTGCGCAACGTAAACCACTGTTCGATTACTTGCGTGATAAAGGGATTGGCGTGAACGTGCACTATATTCCGGTTCATACCCAACCTTACTATGAGCAGTTAGGGCATAAGTTGGGCGATTATCCGGTAGCTGAAGATTATTATTCCCGTGCAATCAGTATTCCGATGTATTCAACGCTTTCTGATGAAGAACAAGATTTCGTTATCAAAAGCATTCGGGAGTTTTTTTAA
- the pseF gene encoding pseudaminic acid cytidylyltransferase, which translates to MNVAIIPARGGSKRIPRKNIKDFCGKPMIAWSIDAARKSGVFDRIIVSTDDEEIAAVAREYGAEVPFMRPEELSNDFAGTIPVIRHATEWLMGNGCAADFVCCIYATAPFISSTDIAGGLLTLQERAGDYAFTVARYPYPIQRALKVSEEQQISMFSPDMFHVRSQDLEESWHDAGQFYWGTSEAWCNEKPIFSADSYSIELPRERVQDIDTPEDWRVAEWLFKAMEFKNECLSTS; encoded by the coding sequence ATGAATGTGGCAATCATTCCTGCTCGCGGTGGCAGTAAGCGTATCCCGCGTAAAAATATCAAAGATTTTTGTGGGAAACCAATGATTGCCTGGTCTATTGACGCCGCTCGAAAGAGCGGTGTCTTTGATCGAATCATTGTATCGACTGATGACGAAGAGATAGCTGCGGTAGCTCGAGAGTATGGGGCCGAAGTGCCATTTATGCGGCCTGAAGAACTCTCAAATGATTTCGCGGGTACTATTCCTGTTATTCGTCATGCGACTGAATGGTTGATGGGAAATGGTTGTGCGGCAGATTTTGTGTGCTGCATTTACGCTACCGCACCTTTTATAAGTTCAACAGATATTGCTGGTGGTTTGCTAACCCTTCAAGAACGAGCTGGCGATTATGCCTTCACGGTGGCAAGGTACCCTTATCCTATTCAGCGTGCTTTGAAAGTGAGTGAAGAACAACAGATAAGTATGTTTTCACCTGACATGTTTCATGTCCGTTCTCAAGACCTCGAAGAATCCTGGCACGATGCAGGACAATTTTATTGGGGCACATCAGAGGCATGGTGCAATGAAAAACCAATTTTTAGTGCTGACTCATATTCAATAGAGTTGCCACGTGAGCGAGTACAGGACATTGATACACCAGAGGATTGGCGGGTAGCCGAATGGTTGTTTAAGGCCATGGAGTTCAAAAATGAATGTCTTTCTACGAGTTGA